TAGAAGTGTTTTTCAAGAGTGCAAAACAAAGATTCAATCTTGGAGATTGTACTTTGAGAAACAATAAAGGCCAAGAGCATTGGATGATTATTGTAAGTGTGGCGTATTTGGTATTTAAAGTGATAATGAGATTGTTGGCAATAAGAAGTGAAGAAGGAATGAAGGAACTAATCTATTTAGCCATTTCGTACATGATTTCAATGACCAACGAATCAAAAGAAGCGTACTTAATGCTGAGTAGTGGCTTGTTTTCTGCATTTGTTGAGGTGGGGTTAATTACTTAACATCCACGCACAACGTGAGTAAATATTTGTAAATTTGATTGAAATTAAAGCAAATTGTTCTGACCATCACAATGTCAAAAATGAAATACAGGTAAAATTACGCTAAAAACCTCTTTTAAGACTTGAAAAGGATATTTTCTTTGTGGTATACTCTTTCACGCATCGGGGCGTAGCGCAGAGGTAGCGCACCTGTCTTGGGCACAGGGGGTCGCTGGTTCAAATCCAGTCGCCCCGACCAAAAAAGCGCAGATATCTGCGCTTTTTCTTTTTTCGTAAATTCAATTCCTATTTCCAATTTGCCAAAACGGCATCCCCAACATCTACGTGTAGAACTTTTGCTATCACAGGGCATTTTGCCTCTAAAAAGAAAAACAACCTTTCATCATGTACTTCGTCAAGCCCTTCGAAATTCCCTTGCCCTTTTGAAATGATAACATCCGCTTCTTTCCAGGCTTTCATGAATTCATCGCTTGCCAGCTTTAAATCCATCCCTGCCAACGTACTTCCGGATTTTATCACCTCTTCCTTCGAAAATCCGACTTCCAACGCTTCGGTTTCTGTAACATCGTTTATTATGGGTGCGCTTCTCACCGCGAATTTAAAGGAAGCGTCAAAAATGGACTTCATTTTGTCCGAAAAAGCTTTGTCAAAAACAACTTCACCTGTGTTATCCAATATGTACAAGATATTCTTGGCCTTTTTCATCTTGGAAAAAAACACTTCAAAATCATCTATTTTTAGCTTTTTTTCTTTCAATATTTCCAAAAATTCGCTATCCAATTCCACTTCGTTAACTCCCAAATCAAGGTGATTCCCCAATATAGCTGCCGTAGCAAGCACTTTTAGTGGATTCGAAGACGATTCAGCGGCCCTCACCACATCTTTTATTATTGCTTGCGCACTTTCGTTCAGAGCCTTTTTTCTTTGTTCGTAAAGGTCTTCTATTCCTGTTGCCCTTTTTGCAGTTTCGTTTGCAAGTTTGGAAAGTTCTGTTGGCTTCATACCGAACTTCGCATTTTCCAAGCTTTTAGATACTTGCCTCATAACCTCAAATTTTTCTTCATCGTTTGCTTGCCATTCGTCTAAACTTCTTCTAACTTGTGTTAAAACGCACGGAAAACAATCTGCTCGTGCTTTCAAAATATCACCGCCATTCATTTTTCTTTTGCATGTAAACGAATTCAATGACTATTGTACACCATAGTTCTTTACCTCTTCAAAACATTTGACTGAGTGCACCCACGTTTCATTTTTTATTTTTCACTCCCCATGAGTCACTTTTCGCTCAAAAAACATCTCTTCATATT
The sequence above is a segment of the Mesoaciditoga lauensis cd-1655R = DSM 25116 genome. Coding sequences within it:
- a CDS encoding damage-control phosphatase ARMT1 family protein — encoded protein: MKARADCFPCVLTQVRRSLDEWQANDEEKFEVMRQVSKSLENAKFGMKPTELSKLANETAKRATGIEDLYEQRKKALNESAQAIIKDVVRAAESSSNPLKVLATAAILGNHLDLGVNEVELDSEFLEILKEKKLKIDDFEVFFSKMKKAKNILYILDNTGEVVFDKAFSDKMKSIFDASFKFAVRSAPIINDVTETEALEVGFSKEEVIKSGSTLAGMDLKLASDEFMKAWKEADVIISKGQGNFEGLDEVHDERLFFFLEAKCPVIAKVLHVDVGDAVLANWK